In the Sphaerodactylus townsendi isolate TG3544 linkage group LG10, MPM_Stown_v2.3, whole genome shotgun sequence genome, one interval contains:
- the LOC125439913 gene encoding huntingtin-like, translating into MGYKLGQVSIHSVWLGNNITPLREEEWDEDEDDEGEIPTSSPPSSPINSRKHRAGVDIHSCSQFLLELYAQWILPSSPSKRTPVILISEVVRSLLAVSDLFTERNQFETMYTTLTELRKTHPSEDEILVQYLVPATCKAAAVLGMDKAVAESVSRLLESTLRSTHMPSRIGALHGILYILECDLLDETAKQLIPIITEYVLSNLRGIAHCVNIHNQQHVLVMCAVAFYLIENYPPDVGPEFSSGIIQMCGVMLSGSEESTPSIIYHCILRGLERLLLSEQLSRLDSDSLVKLSVDRVNVQSPHRAMAALGLMLTCMYTGKEKISPGRVADHNPSAPDSESVIVAMERVSVLFDRVRKGFPFEARVVARILPQFLDDFFPPQDVMNKVIGEFLSNQQPYPQFMATVVYKVFQTLHTTGQSSMVRDWVMLSLSNFTQRTPVAMAMWSLSCFFVSASTSQWISTILPHIISRMGKSEQVDINLFCLVAIDFYRHQIDEELDRRAFQSVFEMVATPESPYRRLLTCLQNVHKVTAC; encoded by the exons ATGGGCTATAAACTAGGACAG GTCTCCATCCACTCTGTGTGGCTAGGAAATAACATTACTCCCTTACGGGAAGAAGAAtgggatgaagatgaagatgatgaaggcGAGATACCGACTTCTTCGCCCCCGTCCTCTCCCATCAATTCCAG GAAACACCGGGCAGGCGTAGATATACATTCCTGTTCCCAGTTCTTGTTGGAGCTGTACGCTCAGTGGATCCTGCCATCAAGCCCCAGCAAGAGGACTCCAGTTATCCTGATCAGCGAAGTGGTTCGATCT CTTTTGGCAGTATCTGACTTATTTACGGAACGGAATCAGTTTGAGACGATGTACACAACATTGACAGAGCTGCGGAAGACGCATCCCTCAGAAGATGAGATTCTTGTCCAATATTTGGTCCCAGCAACATGTAAAGCAGCTGCTGTTCTTGGAATG GATAAAGCTGTAGCTGAGTCTGTGAGTCGCCTGCTGGAATCCACGCTGCGTAGCACTCACATGCCCAGCCGGATCGGAGCCCTGCATGGCATTCTTTACATCCTGGAATGTGACCTCCTTGATGAAACAGCCAAACAGCTCATTCCAATTATCACGGAATATGTGCTTTCCAATCTGAGAGGCATAGCCCA CTGTGTGAATATCCACAACCAGCAACATGTCTTAGTAATGTGTGCAGTGGCGTTCTATTTAATAGAAAATTACCCACCTGACGTCGGGCCTGAATTCTCTTCTGGAATTATTCAG ATGTGTGGAGTGATGCTGTCTGGAAGTGAAGAATCCACACCCTCCATTATTTATCACTGTATCCTGAGAGGCTTGGAACGGCTCCTCCTTTCAGAGCAGCTCTCTCGACTGGATAGTGACTCCCTGGTGAAACTGAGTGTAGACCGTGTGAATGTACAGAGCCCCCACAGAGCCATGGCTGCACTGGGGTTAATGCTGACCTGCATGTATACAG GAAAAGAGAAAATCAGCCCAGGACGAGTTGCCGATCACAATCCATCTGCCCCAGATAGTGAGTCTGTGATTGTGGCTATGGAGCGTGTCTCTGTTCTTTTTGACAG GGTCAGAAAAGGATTTCCCTTTGAAGCTAGGGTAGTAGCTCGGATACTCCCTCAGTTTCTTGATGATTTTTTCCCTCCACAAGATGTAATGAATAAAGTTATTGGAGAATTTTTATCTAACCAGCAGCCATACCCACAATTTATGGCAACTGTGGTGTATAAG GTATTTCAGACCCTGCATACTACTGGTCAGTCGTCCATGGTCCGGGACTGGGTGATGCTGTCGCTCTCCAATTTCACACAGAGAACGCCTGTCGCCATGGCAATGTGGAGCCTCTCCTGTTTTTTCGTCAGTGCCTCTACCAGCCAGTGGATTTCCACTAT TCTTCCACACATTATCAGTAGAATGGGAAAATCAGAGCAAGTGGACATAAACCTGTTCTGCTTGGTGGCCATCGACTTCTACAGACATCAGATAGATGAAGAACTAGATCGCAGAGCCTTTCAGTCCGTATTTGAGATGGTGGCGACACCAGAGAGCCCATATCGCCGCCTGCTCACGTGCTTGCAGAATGTTCACAAGGTCACAGCCTGCTGA